One window of Nocardia nova SH22a genomic DNA carries:
- a CDS encoding ABC transporter permease has protein sequence MADLAPHGSRFTPYLVVLRSRMRAQRSYPLSFATDMASSLLIGVVEFAEMWLIYHNVPSLGGLDSTSMLLLFGLSNLCFALAQVAVGHTDTLPTYIRLGTLDAFHLRPQPLLLQLITSDVSLRRLARATVAGVVLTIGLATNPIDWHPATVVLLAIDILSGTAIFAGLFVCAAGLQFHLIDGSELTNSFTYGGSFAAQQPSSVFDRPLRVAFGLAIPVSFAGYLPTIELLGLPGPPWLPAWLAWFGPIAALWVWLLALISWRVGVRRYQGGAG, from the coding sequence GTGGCTGACCTCGCTCCCCACGGCAGTCGATTCACGCCGTATCTGGTCGTGCTGCGCTCGCGGATGCGGGCCCAGCGCAGCTATCCGCTGTCGTTCGCCACCGATATGGCCTCGTCCCTGCTGATCGGCGTGGTCGAATTCGCCGAGATGTGGCTGATCTACCACAATGTGCCCTCGCTGGGCGGCCTGGATTCCACCAGCATGCTGCTGCTGTTCGGACTGTCGAATCTGTGCTTCGCGCTGGCACAGGTCGCGGTGGGCCACACAGACACGCTGCCCACCTACATTCGCCTGGGCACCCTCGACGCCTTCCATCTGCGGCCGCAACCGCTACTGCTGCAACTGATCACGAGCGATGTCTCGCTGCGGCGGCTGGCGCGGGCCACCGTCGCGGGAGTGGTCCTGACCATCGGGCTGGCGACCAACCCCATCGACTGGCATCCGGCGACCGTCGTCCTGCTGGCGATCGACATCCTGAGCGGCACAGCGATATTCGCCGGACTGTTCGTCTGCGCCGCCGGACTGCAATTCCACCTCATCGACGGTTCGGAACTGACCAACAGCTTCACCTACGGCGGCTCCTTCGCCGCCCAGCAACCGAGTTCGGTTTTCGATCGGCCGTTGCGTGTCGCGTTCGGATTGGCCATACCGGTGTCGTTCGCGGGGTATCTGCCCACCATCGAACTGCTGGGACTTCCCGGACCACCGTGGTTACCCGCCTGGCTGGCGTGGTTCGGACCCATTGCGGCGCTGTGGGTTTGGCTGCTGGCCTTGATATCCTGGCGGGTCGGGGTGCGGCGCTACCAGGGAGGGGCCGGATGA
- a CDS encoding ABC transporter permease, giving the protein MLVRAVPGVYSRLFGAGFRRQWNYRAAMFAGLAANVVFGLIRGAVMLAAVRSAPEFGGYTSGSIGAYVWLSQGMLGALRLMGPPPDIAERVRTGDVAVDLQRPIDIQSFYLATDLGTATCTLVLRGLPCAAAGLLTGQFVLGGGIAPYLLGIVSVFAAVTLSMLLLFSVGLLGFWLIETRGVRLLYQIVSTFFAGLFFPVHMFPEPLASIARLTPFPWMLQGPIDILSGRVTGVSALGVIAVQVIWIGLAAGIGRLLLAAGRRKLEVQGG; this is encoded by the coding sequence ATGCTTGTGCGCGCAGTCCCGGGGGTCTATTCACGTCTGTTCGGAGCCGGATTCCGGCGGCAGTGGAACTATCGGGCGGCCATGTTCGCCGGTCTCGCCGCCAATGTCGTATTCGGGCTGATCCGCGGCGCGGTGATGCTGGCGGCGGTGCGCTCGGCCCCCGAATTCGGCGGCTACACCAGCGGTTCCATCGGCGCCTACGTATGGCTGTCACAGGGCATGCTGGGCGCGCTCCGGCTGATGGGCCCGCCGCCCGACATCGCCGAGCGCGTCCGCACCGGCGATGTCGCGGTGGATCTGCAGCGTCCCATCGACATCCAGAGCTTCTATCTCGCAACAGATCTCGGCACGGCCACCTGCACACTGGTCCTTCGCGGCCTGCCCTGCGCCGCCGCGGGTCTGCTGACCGGGCAGTTCGTCCTCGGCGGGGGTATCGCACCGTATCTGCTCGGCATCGTGAGCGTCTTCGCGGCGGTGACGCTTTCGATGCTGCTGCTGTTCTCGGTGGGCCTGCTGGGATTCTGGTTGATCGAGACGCGCGGGGTGCGCCTGCTCTATCAGATCGTCTCCACCTTCTTCGCCGGACTCTTCTTCCCCGTGCACATGTTCCCGGAACCGCTGGCGTCGATCGCGCGGCTGACCCCGTTCCCCTGGATGCTGCAGGGACCGATCGACATACTGTCCGGCCGGGTCACGGGGGTTTCCGCGCTGGGCGTCATCGCGGTCCAGGTGATCTGGATCGGGCTGGCGGCCGGCATCGGGCGGCTGCTGCTGGCGGCCGGGCGGCGCAAACTGGAGGTGCAGGGTGGCTGA